In the genome of Verrucomicrobiota bacterium, the window ATCACCGGACCAGTCACAATTTGCATAGTAGCCCGCCCAGCTCAATAGCGTGAGGTTTTGGGCATGAACAACCTGATAGGGTAGTAGATGACAATTAATCCACATACGGTATATTATTAAACCTCTAACCATCCGAAACCAATGGCCGAAAACAACGGTTGAGCAAATGCGGACACACCGATTTATTTACGTTTTTACTCTCTGATTCAGTCCGCATTGCTCACTTCTCCGTTATGCGAAAAGAATTGAAGGCCGAAGACAAACCCATTGAGCTTATCGGATGCCCACAATTTTAGTGATTTTTGGATGGCGATTGCACTTTTTTGCGAATGAAGGCAACGAACCGATTCACATCCACTGCACAAAGGGCGATATGGAATGTAAGTTTTGGCTGGATCGAGAGAATTTCGACATTAACGAAGCATATTCCTACAATTTGACACCTAGTGAAAGAAGAAGTATACGTAAGATCATCCTTGAAAATTTTGATTATATCGAAGTGCAGTGGGATGAATGGCAAAGAAAGTTGAAGAAATGAAAAAGTATCACGAAGTTGAGCAGGTCGTCTTTACAGATTCCACATTAGTCTTGGACGTCAACGGTAAGCGACACGAGTTCAAGCTGGAGGAGATTTCTGAACCACTATGCAAAGCGTCCGCCGAAGAAAGAAACAATTTTGAAGTGTCTCCTTCGGGTTACGGTATTCATTGGCCGCTCATCGATGAAGACCTATCGATTGATGGACTTCTTGGAATTGTCCATACGCCACCCGACAAAATGATGAGTGCTCAATAGAAGGAATAGGGTCAATGTTCATATTTCATATTTGACAGACGGGTGTTTCTAGATTGATCTGTTTGCATGGCCCGCAATCCTCGAATTGAAAGCAGCGATGGTCTTTACCATGTTATCAACCGTGGCAACTACCGTGGCTTTATTTTTGAAACGGAGGGAGCTCGAATCTCTTTCCAGAAGACCTTGTTTGAAGCGTGCCAACGAAGTGGTTGGCGACTCTATGCCTTTTGTATTCTGTCCAACCACTTCCATCTTTGTATCGGAACACCCAAGGGAAACCTCTCAGAAGGCATGCGTTGGTTACGGGCGACCTTCGCCGGGCGGTTTCACAAATACCGCAAAGTGAACGGTCATTTGTTCCAAGGCCGCTTCAAGTCTCTGGTGGTAGAGCCGGGTGCACACTGGCTCAGATTGGTTAACTATATTCACTTGAATCCAATCGGTGCCGG includes:
- a CDS encoding DUF4160 domain-containing protein — its product is MPTILVIFGWRLHFFANEGNEPIHIHCTKGDMECKFWLDRENFDINEAYSYNLTPSERRSIRKIILENFDYIEVQWDEWQRKLKK
- a CDS encoding DUF2442 domain-containing protein, with product MKKYHEVEQVVFTDSTLVLDVNGKRHEFKLEEISEPLCKASAEERNNFEVSPSGYGIHWPLIDEDLSIDGLLGIVHTPPDKMMSAQ